The proteins below come from a single Methanolobus chelungpuianus genomic window:
- a CDS encoding anaerobic ribonucleoside-triphosphate reductase activating protein: MKVNYGSCVPISTVDWHGHVSVVLFLRNCPFRCPYCQNHELLNGSGLTDISVLEAAIKKSRPFVSSLVLLGGEPLMQKQAVMHLSRFAKQNGLLVGVHTNGFYPQVLDEMIKEKLLDKIFIDIKAPLDDIEVYGRVTGCDTSQVRADPADAVRNVSESVLLVIRGGVELELRTTVFRGFMGDAADIGRIAASILSLTGDRQVHYVLQQGLAENAALESMRCIKPFSRDEMLELARSAHGSLENIWIRTREQGNEKLNFEPV, encoded by the coding sequence ATGAAAGTGAATTACGGTAGTTGTGTTCCCATCTCTACTGTGGACTGGCACGGTCATGTGTCAGTCGTCCTCTTTTTAAGGAACTGCCCCTTCCGCTGTCCCTATTGCCAGAACCACGAGCTTCTGAACGGTTCAGGGCTGACGGATATATCCGTTCTTGAAGCTGCAATAAAGAAATCAAGACCTTTTGTCAGCAGCCTTGTTCTGCTGGGAGGTGAGCCCCTCATGCAGAAGCAGGCTGTAATGCATCTGTCACGTTTTGCCAAACAGAACGGGCTGCTCGTGGGAGTACATACCAACGGGTTCTATCCGCAGGTTCTTGATGAGATGATAAAGGAAAAGCTGCTTGACAAGATATTTATTGACATCAAGGCGCCTCTGGATGATATTGAGGTATACGGCAGGGTAACTGGCTGCGACACCTCGCAGGTAAGGGCAGATCCGGCTGATGCCGTCAGGAACGTATCGGAATCTGTGTTACTTGTCATTCGTGGTGGCGTTGAACTGGAACTGCGGACAACGGTGTTCAGGGGCTTTATGGGCGATGCTGCTGACATTGGTAGAATAGCTGCCTCCATTCTCTCTCTTACAGGTGACAGGCAGGTTCATTATGTGCTTCAGCAGGGGCTTGCGGAAAATGCAGCACTTGAAAGCATGCGCTGCATAAAGCCTTTCAGCAGGGATGAGATGCTTGAGCTGGCCAGGTCTGCCCACGGGTCGCTGGAGAATATATGGATAAGGACCAGGGAGCAGGGGAACGAGAAGCTTAACTTCGAACCAGTTTGA
- a CDS encoding DUF4349 domain-containing protein: MKRTYLLSALLLVSIAILVSGCASLDRDAGSSSYTSNEAISEYDTVTEESARQVSGAVNTASMDRKTITTVDMSLEVEDVPAAIEQIAATARASEGYVSGSSVYAHTYEQNTWRDGYITVRVPEAGHPQFIDEVSQLGEVTSRSVSAQDVTEEYIDVTARLENLKRQEQRLHEVLNMSSTVEEVLSVEKEIERVRGEIDSLTGRLNYLNDRVEYSTISIRLTESDRMVYSWGLGDALSESVRGFISMVNALIILAGYMLPIVILLTLFGGLFVALRRMARR, encoded by the coding sequence GTGAAAAGAACATACCTTCTATCAGCATTATTGCTTGTGTCCATCGCTATTCTCGTAAGCGGCTGTGCGAGCCTGGATAGGGATGCAGGCTCTTCATCTTATACTTCCAATGAAGCCATATCTGAATATGATACTGTGACAGAAGAATCTGCGAGGCAGGTATCAGGCGCGGTAAATACGGCTTCCATGGATCGGAAGACCATAACTACCGTGGATATGTCCCTTGAGGTTGAAGACGTCCCTGCAGCCATAGAACAGATAGCTGCAACAGCAAGAGCTTCGGAAGGCTATGTTTCCGGTTCTTCAGTGTATGCGCACACCTATGAGCAGAACACCTGGAGGGACGGATATATCACTGTAAGGGTCCCTGAGGCCGGGCACCCGCAGTTCATAGATGAGGTAAGCCAACTGGGAGAGGTCACTTCCAGAAGCGTATCCGCCCAGGATGTCACGGAAGAATATATCGATGTCACTGCCCGCCTGGAGAACCTGAAGAGGCAGGAGCAGCGTCTCCATGAGGTTCTGAACATGAGCAGTACCGTGGAGGAAGTACTGAGCGTGGAGAAGGAGATCGAGCGTGTCAGGGGCGAGATCGACAGCCTGACCGGCCGCCTGAACTATCTCAATGACAGGGTCGAATATTCGACCATCAGCATCCGCCTCACGGAGTCCGACCGCATGGTTTACTCATGGGGACTCGGGGATGCGTTGTCCGAGTCGGTCAGGGGTTTCATATCGATGGTCAATGCACTGATCATACTTGCAGGTTACATGCTTCCCATAGTTATTCTTCTGACCCTGTTCGGTGGCCTCTTCGTAGCGTTGAGGAGGATGGCACGCCGGTGA